In a single window of the Zea mays cultivar B73 chromosome 5, Zm-B73-REFERENCE-NAM-5.0, whole genome shotgun sequence genome:
- the LOC118471950 gene encoding uncharacterized protein — MISFERYIKYPNYQFCPTLVPFAQQSTWSPSPSILTCLTGRAHCKIPLQPHLLFLPTPDSSSPSLWFASTDASRRLADGSAVRFRASGHRLLRGGALPGGKKPAAAGREEASRRAVHRRCDLRLQRLGSSHVGGSSKPNPSNPELQFHRELLRGGALPVGKKPGPAAAPCSNSTARTCCCPVLQFHRKDLLLPRASGHRLLRGGALPGGKKPAAAGRINHIIPNDEVEPIEVVAAPDDDERQYPEFVDKWDMLEFEDYDGDIFTGAQFEETDEEEEEENIAMGVDEQGEGDDVPRNDYDRDNPSLKEGSTFASMTEFRNALATYCIKGEYDYVIEKSEPTRMTVHCAFERCQWRIHASCMRNSTIIQVKVNPSPHTCPSERKGSHKVAKSRWCADAVLEWVTDNPCIGTTELVKKIKEKYNILVPYMRVYYGKEMALDKIYGPWKESFNLLFTFKAEVEKACPGSVVEIDHHTVDYKVNGKILNKECFRRVFVSFKACWSGFLAGCRPYLAVDATALYGRFRGQLVAACAIDAHNWLFPVAYGVLEAESTESWTWFLQNLRQVIGFPHGLTIHTDACKGLETAVDYVFPGVEHRECMRHFASNLGKSFKGKLIDDNLWPASLTYSLRKHNYHVNQLYTNSRLKIYIESHHKYLWARSKFGEGCKVDYVNNNLAESFNAWIRKTKGLHLVELLDKIRQMLMVKFELRQRIALERFHGHMIIPAVMKTLHEKTRGLKMSFIKRRPLEAEVTVLDKEKREWRYPVDLSNRTCTCRQWQITGLPCTHALFFITSLRGVASEIDQYVHKYYSIAKFKATYAENVPSIEAKHQWEVVNPGFVLNPPIQTRAPGRPRKTRIRSSAEGSGLGPRKRKCKRCGGLGHIARNCKNAVDPAFGEDQPLEPQLALDTTFGDDQSLQPLEPQVPMDQPQVPLDQPQVPLDQPQVPSSVGSMVPSSVVPSSVGSVVPSSVVPSSAASIVPSSAASIVPSSVAMIEPSDLALVLPSIAASSREKKRKRGKEVARTTDDNPTTNTMTKVMKKAKIKKRLVADL; from the exons ATGATCAGTTTTGAACG GTATATCAAATACCCAAATTATCAG TTCTGCCCaacgctagttccttttgctcagCAATCCACCTGGTCGCCGTCTCCGTCCATTCTAACGTGCCTTACAGGGCGGGCCCACTGCAAAATTCCACTGCAGCCGCATCTCCTCTTCCTCCCAACGCCCGACTCCAGCTCTCCCTCTCTCTGGTTCGCATCTACGGACGCGTCGCGGCGCCTGGCCGACGGATCGGCGGTGCGGTTCCGTGCCTCCGGCCACAGGCTGCTTCGTGGGGGCGCCCTGCCGGGAGGGAAGAAGCCAGCCGCCGCCGGGAGGGAAGAAGCCAGCCGTCGAGCAGTTCACCGGCGCTGCGACCTGCGTCTTCAACGGCTTGGCAGCAGCCACGTCGGGGGGAGCTCCAAGCCAAATCCCTCCAATCCCGAGCTCCAATTCCACCGCGAACTGCTTCGTGGGGGCGCCCTGCCCGTAGGGAAGAAGCCAGGACCTGCTGCTGCCCCGTGCTCCAATTCCACCGCAAGGACCTGCTGTTGCCCCGTGCTCCAATTCCACCGCAAGGACCTGCTGCTGCCCCGTGCCTCCGGTCACAGGCTGCTTCGTGGGGGCGCCCTGCCGGGAGGGAAGAAGCCAGCCGCCGCCGGGAG GATAAATCATATTATTCCAAATGATGAGGTTGAACCAATAGAAGTAGTTGCTGCACCTGATGATGATGAGAGACAATATCCTGAGTTTGTTGATAAGTGGGATATGCTAGAATTTGAGGACTATGATGGAGACATTTTCACAGGGGCACAATTTGAAGAGACTGatgaagaggaggaggaggaaaacATAGCTATGGGGGTGGATGAGCAAGGAGAGGGTGATGATGTACCAAGAAATGATTATGACAGAGATAATCCATCCTTAAAAGAAGGCAGCACATTTGCATCGATGACCGAATTTAGGAATGCACTTGCTACCTATTGCATCAAAGGTGAATATGATTATGTAATTGAAAAGAGTGAGCCAACAAGAATGACTGTTCATTGTGCATTTGAGAGGTGTCAGTGGAGGATACATGCTTCCTGTATGCGGAATAGTACAATTATTCAGGTCAAAGTGAATCCATCTCCTCACACTTGTCCAAGTGAAAGAAAAGGGTCACATAAGGTAGCTAAaa gtagaTGGTGTGCAGATGCAGTATTAGAATGGGTGACAGATAACCCATGCATTGGTACAACTGAACTGGTAAAGAAGATTAAAGAGAAGTACAACATTTTGGTGCCTTACATGAGAGTGTATTATGGCAAGGAAATGGCTCTTGACAAGATTTATGGCCCATGGAAGGAAAGCTTTAACTTATTATTCACTTTCAAAGCTGAAGTGGAGAAGGCGTGCCCAGGTAGTGTTGTTGAGATTGACCATCATACGGTGGATTATAAAGTGAATGGCAAGATTTTGAACAAAGAATGTTTTAGAAGGGTGTTCGTTTCATTCAAAGCATGTTGGAGTGGGTTCTTAGCTGGTTGTAGGCCTTATTTAGCAGTGGATGCAACAGCTCTTTATGGGAGGTTTAGAGGCCAGTTAGTAgctgcttgtgccattgatgcacatAATTGGCTCTTTCCAGTGGCTTATGGTGTCCTCGAGGCAGAGTCAACAGAAAGTTGGACATGGTTCCTACAGAATTTGCGTCAGGTTATAGGGTTTCCACATGGATTGACTATACACACAGACGCTTGCAAGGGTTTAGAAACTGCAGTGGATTATGTGTTTCCTGGAGTAGAGCATAGGGAATGCATGAGGCATTTTGCTTCAAACTTGGGCAAATCATTCAAGGGAAAGTTGATTGATGACAACTTATGGCCAGCATCATTGACATATAGCCTTAGAAAGCATAACTATCATGTGAATCAATTGTACACAAACTCTAGGTTAAAAATATACATTGAAAGTCATCACAAATATCTATGGGCTAGAAGCAAATTTGGTGAAGGGTGCAAGGTGGACTATGTGAACAATAACTTGGCGGAGTCATTCAATGCATGGATCAGAAAAACAAAGGGGCTTCATTTGGTGGAGTTGCTAGATAAGATTCGACAAATGCTTATGGTAAAGTTTGAGTTGCGTCAAAGAATTGCACTTGAGAGGTTTCATGGCCACATGATAATCCCAGCTGTGATGAAGACATTGCATGAAAAGACCAGAGGTTTGAAAATGTCTTTCATCAAGCGCAGACCGCTTGAGGCAGAGGTGACAGTGTTGGACAAAGAAAAGAGGGAATGGAGATATCCAGTGGACTTATCGAACAGGACATGCACTTGTAGGCAGTGGCAGATTACCGGGCTGCCATGCACCCATGCCCTATTTTTCATTACTTCTCTTCGTGGTGTAGCCAGCGAAATTGATCAATATGTACATAAGTACTACTCTATTGCCAAGTTCAAAGCAACATATGCTGAGAATGTGCCTTCCATAGAGGCAAAACATCAGTGGGAGGTCGTGAATCCTGGTTTCGTTCTCAACCCTCCAATCCAGACTAGAGCACCAGGAAGACCAAGAAAAACTAGAATAAGGTCAAGTGCCGAGGGTAGTGGACTTGGACCAAGGAAGAGAAAATGCAAAAGGTGTGGAGGATTAGGACATATTGCGAGAAATTGCAAGAATGCAGTAGATCCAGCCTTTGGAGAGGATCAGCCACTAGAGCCACAATTGGCACTTGATACAACTTTTGGAGATGATCAGTCACTACAACCACTAGAGCCACAAGTGCCAATGGATCAGCCACAAGTGCCACTGGATCAGCCACAAGTGCCACTGGATCAGCCACAAGTACCCTCCTCTGTTGGCTCCATGGTACCCTCCTCTGTCGTGCCTTCCTCTGTTGGCTCCGTGGTACCCTCCTCTGTCGTTCCTTCCTCTGCTGCTTCTATCGTGCCCTCCTCTGCTGCTTCTATCGTGCCCTCCTCTGTTGCTATGATAGAGCCCTCCGACCTTGCTTTGGTGCTGCCCTCCATTGCTGCCTCGTCAAG ggaaaagaaaaggaagagaGGAAAAGAGGTTGCGCGTACAACTGACGACAATCCAACGACTAATACAATGACCAAGGTTATGAAGAAGGCAAAAATCAAGAAAAGGCTCGTTGCGGACTTGTAA